TTCAATGCGCTGCCAAATGGCAGTTTCGCCAGGCAGGTAATCGTTCATGCCGCGAATGGCTTGAATGTTTTTTGCCACGTTTATTCTCTTTCTGAATATAAAAATGAACCCTCAACGCTTCCGTCAATGTTTCGGGAGCTATGCGGGTTCAATCATACACGGGAAGCGAGGCGCTTCCCATCACGTTATTATTTTTCAACCTGCTGAACGTCAATTCGACGCGCTTCGTCCAGTTGACTGGCTTTCGCGCGAATGCGCGCTTCCAGCTGATCGATCATGTCATTGTTGTCCAGACGGTCTTTACGCACGCCGTCTTCATAAAGGCCGCTTTTCTTGTTGCCGCCCGTGACGCCGAGTGTAGAAACCAGTGCCTCGCCAGGGCCATTCACCACGCAACCAATGATCGAAACGTCCATTGGGGTAATGATATCTTCCAGGCGCTGCTCAAGTGCATTAACCGTACCAATGACGTCAAACTCCTGACGAGAACAGGTCGGGCAGGCGATGAAGTTGATCCCGCGCGAACGGATTCGCAGCGATTTCAGGATATCGAAACCGACTTTGATCTCTTCAACCGGATCGGCAGCCAGCGAAACGCGCAGCGTGTCACCAATGCCTTCAGACAGCAACAGACCTAAACCGATGGCAGATTTCACCGCCCCGCTGCGCGCGCCACCGGCTTCGGTGATCCCAAGATGCAGCGGCTGATCGAGCTGTTTTGCCAGCAGACGATAAGATTCTACTGCCAGGAAAACGTCTGACGCTTTGACACTGACTTTAAACTGATCGAAGTTCAGACGATCAAGATGATCAACATGGCGCATGGCGGACTCAAGCAACGCCTGCGGCGTCGGTTCGCCATACTTTTCTTGCAGATCTTTTTCCAGCGATCCCGCGTTAACGCCAATACGGATCGGAATGTTTTTATCGCGCGCGCAGTCAACCACCATGCGAATGCGTTCTTCATTACCAATATTGCCAGGGTTAATGCGCAGACAGTCGACGCCGTATTCCGCCACTTTCAGCGCAATGCGATAGTCAAAGTGGATGTCGGCCACCAGCGGTACGTTAACCTGCTGTTTGATGAGTTTGAACGCTTCTGCCGCGTCCATCGTCGGTACTGAAACACGGACGATATCGGCACCAACACGTTCCAGCGCCTTGATTTGATTGACCGTCGCTTCGACGTCCGTCGTGCGCGTATTAGTCATGGACTGTACGGCGATGGGTGCACCATCGCCAATCGGCACATTCCCAACGTAAATACGTGTTGATTTTCTACGTTGAATTGGAGCCTGGTTATGCATGCAAAATCTCCCGCGTTACCCGTCTGTTACTGCGCCGGTGATTGTTCGGCATTGAGGGTCAGACGCGCAACCTGGTTAGTTCTGATAAAACGACTCAGATCGACAGGTTTCCCTTGATACTGGATCTGTACTGCGGCTGGCGCACCAATTTTCAGTTTATACGGTGCCTGGCCGGTTAAATTCAAATTACCGTCTTTACGCTGCATCCCGCTGAACAGTTTTTTACCGGTAGCATCGGTGACTTCCAGCCAGCAATCGGCAGTAAAGTTCATCACCAGTGCATTCGGGTCAGCCGCCGGCGTGGTCACACCAGCCTGATCGGTTGGCAGTGGTGCCGCGTCATTTGGCGTCGTTGCAGTTGGCGCGGTCGTAGCAGCGGTATCCACATTCGCCTGCGATGGCGGAACAACCGCGTTCTGCTGTGGTTCAACAGCAGGGGCTGGCGTGGTCACGTCTGACGTTTGCGTGTTTGCAGCGGTAGTATCCGCAGGTGCTGACGTCGTGGTGGAGTCACTCTGACTTGCGTTTGAGGAGGTATCTAACGGCACGCTCTGCGCCTGGCCGCTATTACCGTTCAGTTCCGCTGTGGTCTGATCGGCCATAGTCGTGATCTCTTCCTGCTGGGCTTTGTGATCTTGCCACCACCAGGCACCGCTCAGTCCAATCACCACAAATAACACCAGCCAGGTGAAGGTCATCAGCCAGCCATCGCGTTTTTTACGTCGCTTGCCGAGAGAGAAACTCTGCATGGGCGCAACTTTTGCGGCCCGTAACGGAGCCTGTTTTTCCAGCCCCGGCAGCAGTTCTTCTTCCGGAATATGCACCAGTCGTGCATAAGACCGGATATACCCGCGCAGGAATGTTGATGCAAGGTCGGCTGGCGCCTTATCTTCTTCAATATCGCGTACCGTGGAAACCTTCAGACAAAGTCGTTCGGCAACGGCTTGCTGGCTAAGTCCAAGTTGTTCGCGGGCATTACGCAAGCGAGCGCCGGTAGTAAGTGCTTCATTTTGGTCGTGCGTGGCTTCAGTATTCATTCGCTGCAGGTACGTTTAAATGAGAATTGAGATGCCGGTGAGTCATCATACTCACCCACACCGCGAGACATCCATTAAGTTAACCTTTATCATACAGTATAAGACTGTCTGTGTGCTCATGACAAAGCCCACATGAATCAAAGCTAACTCACTGTTGCATCGTTACATACTGCCTTAAAGTCAGCAAAAACGCACCGTTAATATTGATCAGACAATTGCAACTTAATGCTATATTCATAAAAGATTACGCCACGGTACAAAAAGTAACCGTGGCGCAAGAGACATCAAACCGTTTTCACGTCGATGGCTTCTCCCTGCATTCGTTTGCGCAGGGTACGTTTAGTACGGTCGATAACCTCGCCCGCTAATTGCCCGCAGGCTGCGTCGATATCATCCCCACGCGTTTTACGCACGATGGTTGTGAACCCATAGCTCATCAACACTTTTGAGAAGCGATCGATACGACTGTTCGAACTGCGGCCATACGGCGCGCCCGGGAACGGGTTCCACGGAATCAGGTTGATCTTACACGGCGTATCTTTCAGCAGCTCCGCCAGTTGATGCGCGTGCTCAGTACCGTCGTTAACATGGTCAAGCATCACGTATTCAATGGTGACGCGGCCCTGATTGGCATTGGACTTTTCCAGATAGCGGCGTACTGCAGCGAGGAAAGTTTCGATATTGTACTTTTTGTTGATCGGTACAATTTCGTCACGAATTTCGTCGTTCGGCGCATGCAGAGAGATAGCCAGCGCAACGTCAATCATATCGCCCAGTTTATCCAGTGCCGGAACAACACCCGATGTAGAGAGCGTCACGCGACGTTTAGACAAGCCAAAGCCAAAGTCGTCGAGCATGATTTCCATCGCCGGAACGACATTGTTCAGGTTGAGCAGCGGTTCGCCCATGCCCATCATCACTACGTTAGTGATCGGGCGCTGACCGGTGACTTTTGCTGCGCCGACGATTTTCGCCGCACGCCACACCTGGCCGATAATTTCCGACACCCGCAGGTTACGGTTGAAACCTTGCTGGGCAGTGGAACAAAAT
The DNA window shown above is from Escherichia sp. E4742 and carries:
- the rodZ gene encoding cytoskeleton protein RodZ; its protein translation is MNTEATHDQNEALTTGARLRNAREQLGLSQQAVAERLCLKVSTVRDIEEDKAPADLASTFLRGYIRSYARLVHIPEEELLPGLEKQAPLRAAKVAPMQSFSLGKRRKKRDGWLMTFTWLVLFVVIGLSGAWWWQDHKAQQEEITTMADQTTAELNGNSGQAQSVPLDTSSNASQSDSTTTSAPADTTAANTQTSDVTTPAPAVEPQQNAVVPPSQANVDTAATTAPTATTPNDAAPLPTDQAGVTTPAADPNALVMNFTADCWLEVTDATGKKLFSGMQRKDGNLNLTGQAPYKLKIGAPAAVQIQYQGKPVDLSRFIRTNQVARLTLNAEQSPAQ
- the ispG gene encoding flavodoxin-dependent (E)-4-hydroxy-3-methylbut-2-enyl-diphosphate synthase; this translates as MHNQAPIQRRKSTRIYVGNVPIGDGAPIAVQSMTNTRTTDVEATVNQIKALERVGADIVRVSVPTMDAAEAFKLIKQQVNVPLVADIHFDYRIALKVAEYGVDCLRINPGNIGNEERIRMVVDCARDKNIPIRIGVNAGSLEKDLQEKYGEPTPQALLESAMRHVDHLDRLNFDQFKVSVKASDVFLAVESYRLLAKQLDQPLHLGITEAGGARSGAVKSAIGLGLLLSEGIGDTLRVSLAADPVEEIKVGFDILKSLRIRSRGINFIACPTCSRQEFDVIGTVNALEQRLEDIITPMDVSIIGCVVNGPGEALVSTLGVTGGNKKSGLYEDGVRKDRLDNNDMIDQLEARIRAKASQLDEARRIDVQQVEK
- a CDS encoding bifunctional tRNA (adenosine(37)-C2)-methyltransferase TrmG/ribosomal RNA large subunit methyltransferase RlmN, with protein sequence MSEQLVTPENVTTKDGKINLLDLNRQQMREFFKDLGEKPFRADQVMKWMYHYCCDNFDEMTDINKVLRGKLKEVAEIRAPEVVEEQRSSDGTIKWAIAVGDQRVETVYIPEDDRATLCVSSQVGCALECKFCSTAQQGFNRNLRVSEIIGQVWRAAKIVGAAKVTGQRPITNVVMMGMGEPLLNLNNVVPAMEIMLDDFGFGLSKRRVTLSTSGVVPALDKLGDMIDVALAISLHAPNDEIRDEIVPINKKYNIETFLAAVRRYLEKSNANQGRVTIEYVMLDHVNDGTEHAHQLAELLKDTPCKINLIPWNPFPGAPYGRSSNSRIDRFSKVLMSYGFTTIVRKTRGDDIDAACGQLAGEVIDRTKRTLRKRMQGEAIDVKTV